Genomic window (Bacillus vallismortis):
GAACACGAACAATATATCAAAAAAATCATTGGACGCTTTGAAAATCCATTCATTACGGACGATGTGACCCGCGTGGCGAGATCGCCTCTCAGAAAGCTGGGAGAGCATGATAGACTCGTAGGCCCTGCAAAGAAAATAAAAGAGCCGAATGCACTGGCGGAAGGGATTGCCGCAGCACTGCGCTTCAATTTCACCGGTGACCCTGAAGCGGTGGAACTGCAAGAGCTGATCCAAGAAAAAGGATACAGCGGCGTGCTTCAAGAGGTGTGCGGCATTCAGTCCCATGAACCGCTTCATGCCATTGTTTTAAAGAAACTCAACCAATAACCGACCCGTGACAGCATGTCACGGGCTTTTTTTGCCATCTCGCAATCTAGTATAATAGTAAGCGTTTTCGATAATAGGGGGAGGAGAATGACACAATGAAACAATTCGGATTGCGGCAATACCCGGAGATGGAGTAGGAATAGAGGTTGTGGCGGCTGCGGAAAAAGTGCTTTATACAGCAGCCGAAGTTCACGGAGGTTTGTCATTCTCATTTACGCCTTTTCCATGGAGCTGTGATTATTATATGGAACACGGCGAAATGATGCCTGAAGACGGAATACATACGCTCACTCAATTTGAAGCGGTTTTTTTAGGAGCGGTCGGAAATCCGAAGCTGGTTCCCGATCATATGTCATTATGGGGGCTGCTGCTGAAAATCCGGAGGGAGCTTGAGCTTTCCATTAATATGAGACCTGCTAAACAAATGGCGGGCATTATGTCACCGCTTTTGCATCCAAATGATTTTGACCTCGTGGTGATTCGTGAAAACAGTGAAGGCGAATACAGTGAGGTCGGCGGTCGCATTCACAGGGGTGATGATGAAATTGCCATCCAGAATACCGTGTTCACGAGAAAAGCGACAGAGCGTGTCATGCGTTTTGCCTTCGAATTGGCGAAAAAGCGGCGCGGCCATGTGACGAGCGCAACAAAGTCCAATGGCATTTATCACGCGATGCCGTTCTGGGATGAAGTCTTTCAGCAGACTGCGGCTGATTACAGAGGAATTGACACGTCATCCCAGCACATTGATGCGTTGGCGGCTTTCTTTGTCACACGTCCTGAAACCTTTGACGTCATTGTAGCGAGCAACTTATTCGGTGACATTTTAACAGATATCAGCTCCAGTCTCATGGGGAGCATCGGCATTGCCCCCTCTGCAAACATCAACCCGTCCGGCAAGTATCCATCCATGTTCGAACCGGTCCACGGATCAGCTCCCGATATCGCCGGCAAAGGCCTCGCGAACCCAATCGGCCAGATTTGGACAGCAAAGCTGATGCTTGATCATTTCGGAGAGGAAGAACTGGGGGCGAAGATCCTCGATGTGATGGAACAAGTAACGGCAGACGGCGTCAAAACACGCGACATTGGCGGACAAAACACAACGGCAGAGGTCACGGATGAAATCTGTGCGCGTTTGAGAAAACTTTGATGACACAGGGCGGGGCCGATGGTTGCCCCGGCCAATCAATTTCCTTACGAAAATATCCATAAAAAACTAACCAAGAAGATCCAAATGCTGTATAATGATTTGGAATTCTTAGGAAGGTATCGGGTGAAGGAAGTTGAATGCAAAAAAAATCACATTAAAGAAAAAAAGAAAAACCAAATGGATCATTGTACTCAGTATCGTATTGATCGCAGTGCTCATTTTTACCATCAGAATGGCGTTTTACAAACCCTTTATTGTTGAAGGCTCTTCAATGGCTCCAACGCTTCAAGACTCAGAAAGAATTTTGGTTGACAAAGCAGCCAAATATACAGGCGGTTTTTACAGAGGCGACATTATCGTCATTCATGACAAAACGAGCGGCCGTTCATCCGTCAAACGTTTAATCGGTTTGCCTGGTGACAGCGTAAAAGTGAAGGATGATCAGCTATACATAAACGATAAAAAGGTGGAAGAACCGTACCTAAAGGAACATCAACAAGAAGCCAAAGAAATAGGTGTAAGCTTAACGGGTGACTTCGAAGCTGAGGTTCCTTCCGGCAAATATTTCGTAATGGGAGATAACCGCCTGAATTCGATGGATAGCAGAAACGGAATGGGTATGCCTTCTGATGAAGAAATCGTCGGTACGGAATCTCTCGTCTTTTATCCGTTCAGTGAGATGAGACAAGCAAAATAAAAATCTTATGGAACGAGTCACGGCTGTGGTCACTGACGACCATTTGTGCGCGTTTTAGAACAATCTGATGACACAGGGCGGGGCGGTTTTTCTGCCTCGTTTTTTATGATGGAAAGCGCTTTGAAGAAGAGTGCCCTGTCGAAAGTATCAGAGTCAGGATTGGCAAAGCCGTGAAGAGCTTCAAATTGATAAATCTCCAAATCGGGATGCTGTTTTTCCCGCAGTTTTTTGATGAGAAGCGCAACATCAAACGACGGTTCAAATGAAGGGAAAAACAATAGGACCGGGCAGACTGGCACGTGATGAAGAGAATCGCGTATCCGGGAACCGTAATAGCAAACAGCTCCGCTCACCTCAGGCATACTGCTGCATTTCCATGCGATCGTTGCGCCCGCGCTGAATCCAACCACAAAGATGCGCCGTCCGGCGTTTTGCCTGATTAAGCTCTGAATGATGGTTTCTCCTGTTTTCAGCCGTTCGTGTTTTGTAAATTGATCGTATGCGGTTTTTTCCTCTTGCAATGTGTAGACTTCACCATCCCCGAGCAGGTTAGGCGTCACCACATCATATCCAGCCATTTTTATCAGCCGGGCCATCTTTTTCATATGGCTGTTAACACCGTATATTTCGTGTGCGAGAATGACAAGCGGTTTTGGGGGCATAACGGTCTCCTTTGCGTTTTTTCCATTATATCCTATCGTTCAGCTTTTGGCTGATATATAATAGTCAAAAAAGGAGAAATAGAATGAACTCATTACTTTTGCCTCATCGCTATCCGTTTTTGTTTATTGATGGCGTGACGGAAAGCGAGCCCGGCAAACATGCGGCAGCGTATAAGCTGATCAGTGAGAACGACTGGTTTATCAATGATAAGCAAACAGAAATGCCGTTTTCACTTGTGATTGAAGCACTTGCGCAAACAGCGGCTTTTACAGGAGTTACAGATCAGAACAGCTTGGGTTTATTGTCTTCCGTGAAGAAAGCGGAAAAACTCGGAGCGGCCGCGCCTGGTGACCGGCTTGATCTTACATTTGAAGTTACGCGCAACCGACGCGGGTTTGTGTTCGGGCATGCCAAGGCGTCAGTTGGCGGACAGCCTGTTGCTGAAGCTGAAATCGGCATCTATATCGAAAAATGAAAAAAACCCTTCACAACGTTTTGTGAGGGGTTCTATTATTTCGTATCGTAATCCCGTTCGCTTTGTGAGTCATCTCTTTGCTGCCGTTTGTGTTTTTCATCCTTCATGTTTTCCTTCAGCTCTTCATTCGGAATCGGATCGGTTAAGTCATTGTGTTCAGGATTTTCATTTGGTTTGTTTTGCTGTTTTCTTTCTGTCATCTTTGATCACCTCACCGTTTGTTTTCCTTTTATCAGGACGCCTCAAACATGTGAAATCGCTTTTTTGTTCCGATGGGTATAATGTATTAGAATAGAAAGATGCACAATTAAAAGATAAAGAGAGGTACATATATGTCTGTTCAAAGAGAAAATGTAGATATCAAGCTGATCGCAATCGATATGGATGGAACGCTGCTGAATGACGAGCAGCTGATCTCCGATGAAAACCGTAAAGCCATTCGTGAAGCCGAGGATAAAGGCGTGTACGTGGTGATCAGCACGGGCCGGACGCTGATGACGTGCCGGGAGCTGGCGGAATCCCTGAAGCTGTCATCCTTTTTAATCACGGCAAACGGCAGTGAAATTTGGGATTCGAATTTTAATTTGGTGGAACGCAAGCTGCTCCATACGGATCACATTCAAATGATGTGGGATTTGCGGAATAAGCACAACACTAATTTCTGGGCTTCTACCGTAAATAAAGTATGGAGAGGCGAGTTTCCGGAAAACATTACGGATCACGAATGGCTCAAATTCGGCTTTGACATTGAGGATGACGACATCCGAAACGAAGTGCTGGAGGAGCTGAGGAAAAACAAAGAGCTTGAAATCACCAATTCAAGCCCGACAAACATTGAGGTCAACGCGCTTGGCATCAACAAAGCCGCGGCTCTTGCGAAGGTTTCTGAAAAACTCGGCTTTACGATGGAGAATGTGATGGCGATGGGTGACAGCCTCAATGACATCGCGATGATCAAAGAAGCGGGTCTGGGTGTTGCGATGGGAAATGCGCAAGACGTCGTGAAAGAAACGGCTGATTGGACCACGGATACAAATATTGAGGATGGTGTCGCTAAAGCGATTCGCCATTGGGTACTATAAAAAAAGGAGTCCTAAGATGGACTCTTTTTTAGTTTGGGAGGTTTTCTTCTGGGACCATGGGAGGTTTTCTGACAAAAGGATTTCACAAACTAATAGGTTTGAATTATAATAAAGCAAAGTTCAAAAATTCGGAATAGTCGTTCCGAATTTCGGAACGATGATAATATAAAGCATATTGTTTGCTTTGGCTGGAGGGATTCTGTGTTTCAGATTGATTTGAACTGTGATTTAGGAGAAAGCTTCGGAGCCTACACGATTGGCCTTGACCAAGATATCTTAGAGTATGTCACATCAGCGAACATCGCATGCGGATTTCATGCAGGAGACCCCGGTGTCATGCGGAAAACCGTCGCGCTTGCGGCAGAAAAAGGCGTAAAAATCGGCGCGCATCCGGGTTTGCCGGATTTACTCGGTTTCGGCCGCCGCAATATGGCAATTTCACCTCAGGAAGCGTATGATCTTGTCGTCTATCAAATTGGCGCGCTCTCTGGTTTTTTAAAAGCAGAAGGACTTCGCATGCAGCACGTCAAACCGCATGGCGCTTTATACAATATGGCGGCAGTCGATCAAAAGCTGTCTGACGCCATCGCGAAAGCTGTCTGTAAAGTTGATCCCGGCCTGGTTCTTTTCGGTCTTGCTGAGAGCGAGCTCGTAAAAGCGGGAGAACGGATCGGACTGCAAACAGCAAGTGAAGTGTTCGCCGACAGAACATACCAAGCGGACGGCACACTGACGCCGCGATCCCAGCCGGACGCACTCATTGAAAGCGATGATGCCGCCGTCACCCAGGTGATCAAAATGGTGAAAGAAGGGGCGGTCAAATCTCAGCAAGGCCATGATGTGTCATTAAAAGCGGACACGGTTTGCATTCATGGAGACGGAGCCCATGCGCTGACATTTGCGCAGAAAATCAGAAAAGAGCTCAAAGAGGCGGGAATTGAAGTGGCCGCTATTTCAGCACAGAAGTCAACATAAAGGAGGAACAATAGATGGAGCAGCAGAAAAAAACAGCAGGAAAAAAGGCGGGCAGCTGGTCATTGCTGATGGGGGCCGCCTTTTTAATGGCGACATCAGCGGTCGGCCCGGGATTCCTGACACAAACCGCAACATTCACAAACACACTCGCGGCAAGCTTTGGTTTTGTCATTATCATATCTATTATTTTGGATATTTTCGCCCAAACCAACGTATGGCGCATCATAGCGGTTTCTGGAAAACGCGGTCAGGAAATTGCGAATATGGTGCTTCCGGGATTGGGTTATTTCATCGCCATTCTCGTCGTGCTTGGCGGATTGGCTTTTAATATCGGGAATATCGGAGGTGCCGGACTGGGGCTTCAGGTATTGTTTGGCATTACACCAACAACAGGCGCTTTGATCAGTGCTGCCGTTGCCATTTTAATCTTTTTAATTAAAGAAGCGGGAAAAGCGATGGACCGGTTTACGCAAATTGCCGGTTTTGTCATGATCCTTTTAACTTTGTATGTCGCGATTACGACAGCTCCGCCTGTTGGCGAGGCTGTGGCGAATACGATTGCGCCGGAGCAAATCAGCATTTTTGCTATTGTCACGCTAGTGGGCGGAACCGTCGGCGGTTATATCACATTTGCCGGAGGACACCGCTTGCTGGATGCCGGAATTAAAGGAAAGGAATCCATCCCGCAGGTGACAAAAAGTTCGGTTGTCGGCATTTTAATTACATCTGTCATGCGTATTGCTCTTTTCCTCGCGGTGCTTGGCGTTGTTTCAAAAGGCCTGCATATCGATGAAAGCAACCCGGCGGCTTCTGTTTTCAAGCTGGCTGCTGGAAATGTCGGTTATAAAATTTTCGGATTGATCATGTGGTCTGCGGCCATTACCTCTGTCATCGGAGCAGCTTACACGTCTGTTTCGTTCTTTAAAACCTTTTCTCCGAAAATTGAAAAAAATTCACGCGGCATTATTATCGGGTTTATCGTGATTTCCACGTTAGCTTTTGTCACAATCGGACAACCTGCGAAAATCCTCGTGCTTGTCGGTTCGCTGAATGGCTTAATTCTGCCGATTGCGCTCGGAACGCTGCTGATTGCCGCATATAAGAAAAAGATTATCGGTGATTATAAGCATCCGCTTTGGCTGACCGTTTCAGGTTCACTTGTGGTGGTCGTAATGGCTGTGATGGGTGTCTACATGTTATTTACACAACTTCCTCAATTGTGGAGCTGATAAAGGTGGAGCAATTAAACAAAATGGCGCCGCAGGATGTGCGCGCCCTGATACGAGAAGGAAAAATAAACGGGCCGACCGCAGGAATGTCCGGCGGCTATGCCCAAGCGAATCTTGTGATCTTGAAGAAAGACCTAGCGTTTGACTTCCTGCTGTTTTGCCAACGGAATCAAAAGCCATGCCCTGTGCTGGATGTGACAGAAGCGGGTTCGCCTGTGCCGTTTCTGGCAGCGCCCGATGCCGATATCAGAACGGACTTTCCGAAATACCGTATTTACAGGCATGGTATCTTGACGGAAGAAGTATCTGATATCACGCCATACTGGGAGAATGACTTTGTCGGCTTTCTGATCGGATGCAGTTTCTCCTTTGAACAGGCGCTGATCAATAATGGAATACCTGTCCGGCATATTGATGAGGGGACGAACGTTCCGATGTATAAAACGAATATTGATTGTGTTTCAGCGGGCGTGTTTCAAGGAAAGATGGTTGTCAGCATGAGACCCGTTCCAGAACGGCTGGCTGTACGCGCTGCACAAGTGACCTCGCGTTTTCCGGCAGTGCACGGAGGGCCGATTCATATCGGCAATCCGGGAGCAATCGGCATTGTTGATGCGGACAAACCGGATTTCGGAGATGCCGTTTCCATTCGTGAAGGCGAGGTTCCTGTTTTTTGGGCATGCGGTGTGACCCCGCAAGCCGTGGCTATGAATGTAAAACCTGAAATGGTCATCACACATGCGCCGGGGCATATGCTCATCACAGATATTCGAGACGAGTCGCTTGCGGTGCTGTAACCTCTCGTCCTCCTGATGAACGAGAAATAAAAGAGGTGAGAAAGATGACTGTACGATGTCAAATCGAACAGCTCGGTGATTCTGCAATGATGATCCGATTCGGAGAAGAAATAAACGAACAGGTCAACGGTTTTGTCCATGCCGCGGCCGCTTATATAGAAGAACAGCCATTTCCGGGGTTCATTGAGTGTATTCCGGCTTTTACAAGTCTAACGGTATTTTATGATATGTATGAAGTGTACAAGCATTTGCCTAAAGGCATGAGCTCACCTTTTGAGAAGGTAAAACTTGATGTCGAAGAGGGGCTGAAGGAAATAGCTAAAGACTATGAAAATAGCCGCCGTATTGTAGAAATTCCCGTATGCTATGGCGGTGAATTCGGGCCCGATTTAGAAGAGGTGGCGAAGATCAATCAGCTTTCTCCGGAGGAAGTCATTGAGATTCATACAAGCGGCGAATATGTGGTGTATATGCTTGGTTTTGCTCCTGGTTTTCCTTTTTTAGGCGGGATGTCCAAACGCATTGCCGCTCCAAGAAAATCATCGCCAAGACCTTCCATTCCCGCAGGTTCGGTAGGAATTGCGGGATTGCAGACAGGCGTTTACCCGATTTCGACGCCGGGCGGATGGCAGCTGATCGGCAAAACGCCGCTGGCTCTTTTCCGGCCGCAGGAAAACCCGCCGACATTACTGCGGGCGGGAGACACTGTGAAATTCGTGCGCATCTCAGAAGAAGACTATCACGCCTATAAGGAGGAGTCCAATTGAGCATGAAAGTGTTAAAGCCCGGACTGCTCACAACGGTTCAGGATATAGGCAGAACGGGTTATCAAAAATACGGTGTACTGGCAAGCGGAGCCATGGACACAATTTCGCTGCGCATAGCCAATCTGCTGATCGGCAACAGCGAAAATGAAGCCGGTCTTGAAATTACGCTGATGGGGCCCGGTCCGTCGTTTTATTTTACAAAAAAGACGCTGATTGCGGTGACAGGGGCGAACTTCACGCTACGTATTAATGACGAGGAAGCACCTTTATGGAAGCCTGTGCTCGTCAAGGGAAACAGCACAGTCAGTTTTGGTCCCTGTAAACTTGGCAGCCGTGCTTATTTAGCGGCGGCCGGCGGTTTCGATGTGCCTGACGTCATGGAAAGCAAAAGCACGTACGTTAGAGCAGGCATCGGCGGACTTCATGGCAGAGCGCTTCAGAAGGAAGATGAACTGTCCATTGGAGAAATATCATCTCTTTCGCAAACCATCCTTTCCCAATTAAACCTCCAGCTTGGAAAGCGGGAATTTGCGGCACCGAAATGGTCGGTTAGCCGCGGCAGGTTTCTGCCATTAAAAAAGAATCCCATTATCCGTGTACTTGAAGGAAAACAATTCGGCTTTTTTACAGAAGAATCGAAAACGCGTTTTTATGCAGAAACGTTTCGGGTCACGCCGCAGTCCGACCGTATGGGTTACAGGCTCAAAGGAGAACCGCTCGAACTGAAGGCGCCGCTTGAGATGGTGTCGGAAGCGGTTTCGTTTGGAACTGTTCAGGTGCCGCCTGACGGCAACCCGATTATCCTGCTTGCAGACCGGCAAACGACCGGCGGCTATCCGAGGATCGCGCATATCATATCCGCTGATCTTCCGATTGTCTCCCAAATCATGCCGGGCGAGCACGTCCAGTTTGAGCCTGTATCCCTTCAAGAAGCGGAAGCGCTTGCGATCGAACGGGAACAGCATATAAAAGAACTGAAAACGAGAATGAAGATGGAATGGCTGACGTAATAAAGGAGATCAATGATGCAGAATAAAAACAAAACCGTAGTCAAATCTATGGCTCTGCTTAATTTGTTTTTGCATGAACCAAGCCTTACCTTAAGTGAACTGGTGTCGCTGTCAAAAATGCCGAAAACCTCTGTTCACCGGATGGTCAGCTCTTTGGAGGAAATGGGGTTCCTCAATCGGGATTCGTCCGGCGCTTATTCGCTGGGACTGGTGTTTCTTGAATTTGGGCAGCTTGTCGCTGACAGGCTCGATATCAGAAAAATAGCGAAACCGGTGATGGAAGAGCTGTGCCAGGAAGTGGATGAAGCCGTGCAATTGATCATGAGGGACGGCAATGAAGCGATATACGTTGAGAAAATCGAAGGAACACAGACTGTACGGCTGTACACGGCGATCGGCAGGCGTTCTCCTCTGTATGCAGGAGCGTGTGCGAGAAGCATTTTGTCCTTTCTTCCCCGTGAAGAAATCGAAACATACATCAAACAAACAGAGCTCATTTCAATTGGGGCCGGGACGATTACCGATCCGGAAAAGCTGCTGGAGGAGATTGATGCCTCCGTGCAGAATGGCTATACCGTCAGCTATTCAGAGCTCGAAAACTATACGGCGGCCATCGGCGCCCCGATCTTTAACCATAAGCGGCAAGTGGCAGCCGGCATCAGCATTGCAGGCTTTGAAGCAAGATTTACAGAAGACAGGCTTCCTTATTTAACAGAAAAGGTGAAGGATGCCGCTATGCAGATTTCCAGAAAAATAGGGTATTCTTGAGTAGCCGATCTTTTCCCTCCTGCGTACATTAACGTATCGACGTTCAGGAGTGGAGGAAAAAACATGGTGCTTCAATATACAGCACTGGGGGATTCTTTGACGACAGGGAGAGGAGCCGGGCTGTTTTCCCCCGGATTCGTCCAACGTCTGGGAGACATGATGGAAGCTGACTTGAAAACAAAAACGGCCATCTCCATCTTTGCTAAATCAGGCTTAAATACAGAAGAAATTCTGGGGCTCCTGTCACATCCCCATGTGCAAAAATGCATTCAAGCTGCTGGCATGATAACGATCACAGGGTGCGGAAATGATCTTTTTGATTCAGTCTTTGCTTACCAAACGTCTAAAGATGAAACGACATTCAGCCGAGCATCCGCTCATTGCCATGAGAATTTTGAAAAGATGATTGCCGAAATCGCCGAAATCAAAGGAGAAAACCCGTCTCCGTACGCCATCCGTGTGTTCAACTTATACAATCCGTTTCCCGGCATTGACATCGCTGGCAAATGGATCACATCTTTTAATTCGCATTTAGAAACACTTGCGGCGGCGCCCCATGTCAAAATCGCGGATGCCTATAGCATTTTCAAAGGAAAAGAGCAGGAATATCTGTCCTTTGACGGTGTCCATCCGAACAGCAAAGGCTATCAAGCAATGGATCAAGCCGTTCACAAGCTGGGTTATAAAGAATTGCCAGTTTCATAGAAACGCGCCTTATGACAGAGCGCGTTTTTTTATATGTGATTGAAACATTAAAAGAAACTTAAAATTCCCTGTCTCCTGTTCTACAGACAAAAAAAGTGCGCTAGAATAATGGAGGACGTAGGCAAATATAGCCATAACGTTCAATATTTCGTATATTAGGAAGGATGGTCCTTTTGTTTCGGATTTTTAAAATGTCTTTTGCGGTTATCATTATTATTCTGGCGCTCGTTGCTTTTAACTATACGGAACACACCTCTGTTATCCAATCGGTCATGCTTGTCTTTCTTGGCGCAGTCATGTTTATGCAGGGGCTTGAAGAGCGTAAAAAAGAAAACGACGGCTCAGGTGCGTTTAATATTTATACCGCCGTTTTCGTATGGTCTGTCTCTCTCATCGGTTTTACTCTTCATATTATATAAATCTATTACACATCCTGAAAATGCTCGACCGTCGGGAACGGGGTATAGAACCGATGAAGCAAGGCTTTCCACTCTTGATACTCTGAAGAACCGCGAAAGCCTTCCGTGTGGTCCTCAAGTGTTTCCCACTCCACAAGCAGCAGGTATTTATGTGTTTCTTCCATGCATTTTGATAACGAGTGCGTGATATAGCCCTTCATGCCGGAAATAATCGGCGCCGCTTGCCGGAACGCCTCCTCAAACTCTTGTTCAAGCCCCTCTTTAATGTGAAGTATCGCTGCCTCTCTGACCATGTCATCCCTTCTTTCCTTCTTTTCAAATAGTCTACAGCAAACGACAGGAGATTTCTGCAAAATCGGTGAACCTTTTCCTTCATTTTCAAAAAAATCTTGCGCGCACCAATTCATATAAGAGAAAATAACAAGTGGAAGGCAGGGGAAAGTCATGTTAAAAAAGTGTATTCTACTAGTATTTCTATGCGTCGGATTGATTGGGTTAATCGGATGCTCCAAGACAGATTCACCAGAGGATCGCATGGAAGCATTCGTGAAACAGTGGAA
Coding sequences:
- a CDS encoding tartrate dehydrogenase, with the protein product MRIAAIPGDGVGIEVVAAAEKVLYTAAEVHGGLSFSFTPFPWSCDYYMEHGEMMPEDGIHTLTQFEAVFLGAVGNPKLVPDHMSLWGLLLKIRRELELSINMRPAKQMAGIMSPLLHPNDFDLVVIRENSEGEYSEVGGRIHRGDDEIAIQNTVFTRKATERVMRFAFELAKKRRGHVTSATKSNGIYHAMPFWDEVFQQTAADYRGIDTSSQHIDALAAFFVTRPETFDVIVASNLFGDILTDISSSLMGSIGIAPSANINPSGKYPSMFEPVHGSAPDIAGKGLANPIGQIWTAKLMLDHFGEEELGAKILDVMEQVTADGVKTRDIGGQNTTAEVTDEICARLRKL
- the sipU gene encoding signal peptidase I sipU, with product MNAKKITLKKKRKTKWIIVLSIVLIAVLIFTIRMAFYKPFIVEGSSMAPTLQDSERILVDKAAKYTGGFYRGDIIVIHDKTSGRSSVKRLIGLPGDSVKVKDDQLYINDKKVEEPYLKEHQQEAKEIGVSLTGDFEAEVPSGKYFVMGDNRLNSMDSRNGMGMPSDEEIVGTESLVFYPFSEMRQAK
- a CDS encoding dienelactone hydrolase family protein, with amino-acid sequence MPPKPLVILAHEIYGVNSHMKKMARLIKMAGYDVVTPNLLGDGEVYTLQEEKTAYDQFTKHERLKTGETIIQSLIRQNAGRRIFVVGFSAGATIAWKCSSMPEVSGAVCYYGSRIRDSLHHVPVCPVLLFFPSFEPSFDVALLIKKLREKQHPDLEIYQFEALHGFANPDSDTFDRALFFKALSIIKNEAEKPPRPVSSDCSKTRTNGRQ
- a CDS encoding 3-hydroxyacyl-ACP dehydratase FabZ family protein, encoding MNSLLLPHRYPFLFIDGVTESEPGKHAAAYKLISENDWFINDKQTEMPFSLVIEALAQTAAFTGVTDQNSLGLLSSVKKAEKLGAAAPGDRLDLTFEVTRNRRGFVFGHAKASVGGQPVAEAEIGIYIEK
- a CDS encoding Cof-type HAD-IIB family hydrolase, which produces MSVQRENVDIKLIAIDMDGTLLNDEQLISDENRKAIREAEDKGVYVVISTGRTLMTCRELAESLKLSSFLITANGSEIWDSNFNLVERKLLHTDHIQMMWDLRNKHNTNFWASTVNKVWRGEFPENITDHEWLKFGFDIEDDDIRNEVLEELRKNKELEITNSSPTNIEVNALGINKAAALAKVSEKLGFTMENVMAMGDSLNDIAMIKEAGLGVAMGNAQDVVKETADWTTDTNIEDGVAKAIRHWVL
- the pxpA gene encoding 5-oxoprolinase subunit PpxA, which codes for MFQIDLNCDLGESFGAYTIGLDQDILEYVTSANIACGFHAGDPGVMRKTVALAAEKGVKIGAHPGLPDLLGFGRRNMAISPQEAYDLVVYQIGALSGFLKAEGLRMQHVKPHGALYNMAAVDQKLSDAIAKAVCKVDPGLVLFGLAESELVKAGERIGLQTASEVFADRTYQADGTLTPRSQPDALIESDDAAVTQVIKMVKEGAVKSQQGHDVSLKADTVCIHGDGAHALTFAQKIRKELKEAGIEVAAISAQKST
- a CDS encoding NRAMP family divalent metal transporter, which produces MEQQKKTAGKKAGSWSLLMGAAFLMATSAVGPGFLTQTATFTNTLAASFGFVIIISIILDIFAQTNVWRIIAVSGKRGQEIANMVLPGLGYFIAILVVLGGLAFNIGNIGGAGLGLQVLFGITPTTGALISAAVAILIFLIKEAGKAMDRFTQIAGFVMILLTLYVAITTAPPVGEAVANTIAPEQISIFAIVTLVGGTVGGYITFAGGHRLLDAGIKGKESIPQVTKSSVVGILITSVMRIALFLAVLGVVSKGLHIDESNPAASVFKLAAGNVGYKIFGLIMWSAAITSVIGAAYTSVSFFKTFSPKIEKNSRGIIIGFIVISTLAFVTIGQPAKILVLVGSLNGLILPIALGTLLIAAYKKKIIGDYKHPLWLTVSGSLVVVVMAVMGVYMLFTQLPQLWS
- a CDS encoding putative hydro-lyase encodes the protein MEQLNKMAPQDVRALIREGKINGPTAGMSGGYAQANLVILKKDLAFDFLLFCQRNQKPCPVLDVTEAGSPVPFLAAPDADIRTDFPKYRIYRHGILTEEVSDITPYWENDFVGFLIGCSFSFEQALINNGIPVRHIDEGTNVPMYKTNIDCVSAGVFQGKMVVSMRPVPERLAVRAAQVTSRFPAVHGGPIHIGNPGAIGIVDADKPDFGDAVSIREGEVPVFWACGVTPQAVAMNVKPEMVITHAPGHMLITDIRDESLAVL
- the pxpB gene encoding 5-oxoprolinase subunit PxpB — protein: MTVRCQIEQLGDSAMMIRFGEEINEQVNGFVHAAAAYIEEQPFPGFIECIPAFTSLTVFYDMYEVYKHLPKGMSSPFEKVKLDVEEGLKEIAKDYENSRRIVEIPVCYGGEFGPDLEEVAKINQLSPEEVIEIHTSGEYVVYMLGFAPGFPFLGGMSKRIAAPRKSSPRPSIPAGSVGIAGLQTGVYPISTPGGWQLIGKTPLALFRPQENPPTLLRAGDTVKFVRISEEDYHAYKEESN
- a CDS encoding biotin-dependent carboxyltransferase family protein, giving the protein MKVLKPGLLTTVQDIGRTGYQKYGVLASGAMDTISLRIANLLIGNSENEAGLEITLMGPGPSFYFTKKTLIAVTGANFTLRINDEEAPLWKPVLVKGNSTVSFGPCKLGSRAYLAAAGGFDVPDVMESKSTYVRAGIGGLHGRALQKEDELSIGEISSLSQTILSQLNLQLGKREFAAPKWSVSRGRFLPLKKNPIIRVLEGKQFGFFTEESKTRFYAETFRVTPQSDRMGYRLKGEPLELKAPLEMVSEAVSFGTVQVPPDGNPIILLADRQTTGGYPRIAHIISADLPIVSQIMPGEHVQFEPVSLQEAEALAIEREQHIKELKTRMKMEWLT
- a CDS encoding IclR family transcriptional regulator, whose amino-acid sequence is MQNKNKTVVKSMALLNLFLHEPSLTLSELVSLSKMPKTSVHRMVSSLEEMGFLNRDSSGAYSLGLVFLEFGQLVADRLDIRKIAKPVMEELCQEVDEAVQLIMRDGNEAIYVEKIEGTQTVRLYTAIGRRSPLYAGACARSILSFLPREEIETYIKQTELISIGAGTITDPEKLLEEIDASVQNGYTVSYSELENYTAAIGAPIFNHKRQVAAGISIAGFEARFTEDRLPYLTEKVKDAAMQISRKIGYS
- a CDS encoding GDSL-type esterase/lipase family protein produces the protein MVLQYTALGDSLTTGRGAGLFSPGFVQRLGDMMEADLKTKTAISIFAKSGLNTEEILGLLSHPHVQKCIQAAGMITITGCGNDLFDSVFAYQTSKDETTFSRASAHCHENFEKMIAEIAEIKGENPSPYAIRVFNLYNPFPGIDIAGKWITSFNSHLETLAAAPHVKIADAYSIFKGKEQEYLSFDGVHPNSKGYQAMDQAVHKLGYKELPVS
- a CDS encoding YczI family protein, with product MFRIFKMSFAVIIIILALVAFNYTEHTSVIQSVMLVFLGAVMFMQGLEERKKENDGSGAFNIYTAVFVWSVSLIGFTLHII
- a CDS encoding antibiotic biosynthesis monooxygenase, with the protein product MVREAAILHIKEGLEQEFEEAFRQAAPIISGMKGYITHSLSKCMEETHKYLLLVEWETLEDHTEGFRGSSEYQEWKALLHRFYTPFPTVEHFQDV